The Plodia interpunctella isolate USDA-ARS_2022_Savannah chromosome 11, ilPloInte3.2, whole genome shotgun sequence genome includes a window with the following:
- the LOC128673424 gene encoding uncharacterized protein LOC128673424 isoform X5, producing MSKKIDTAKSALMTIEVDPSECPFREFRDNELHPDFWGLGPAANRAAMLLSKQVKPATDAAWVDDQTQPLPRSVRQYLHGWIRAEELALDRWEAEVLIFEDNNDGGRMSQIEIQLSHAQVLLRSSFCRRVMSACFMLERIEAFTVEHQWENFIFSLQPDGWRARYHIYSPGMKPGGGAQHRPGLSKNGCYLVRLFYLGAWRCIWVSDQVPVDATDSPLLPFSPLIIHTPKSGPKQVVTTVTAPYVHLWPLLLCKALLKLAAPDMNSDEGMDCAEDEPMSEFSVLHALTGSMQMIYRGLDAEGTWDLITQEVPTFAWDEDDDTMASTVKSKSTKKPLNKENSPVRKGSVASVLLEDTKNLQPYALPGITPAHEMDLLVTMARDLPLKKPLPEPEVSPWKYYRWIDWAKRHGLYDAYDCPRTRFLKVNGLLKLSHAPHLLDVGSTESITFAFREQHEKTDPLEIKKNREAGSKTNQFPMSQQMREELREWIHYNELIRYVKNISIIFYPSMYEFTSAASSPPIRVTKVPPNRAIDVAAPKCEPLYLQIDGPEVNTLRMSLNVMHPRILLNSGIPIVDYIEPGYMVLERFEWFKDCELPVAKGFIQTRGYDSIEVSFQPGRHFCRLWIHSRTNWHIMLLSESALLLGPRDLIQCASVRECPWAARFLSNLSAAFISWVRGPRSTTEFSNVDRDFYRSYQPDLEWDPEVVGYEKFMIHWMFRNALQAHLTKKLLPAEYHSVCSALRRYFCDPDFGFPPKPLPTRSLREIADLDPCDCLMPEMEEIEQGEEVEEQSQAGEAVSVVDSETMRILLSPPTPPIASNICELATEEVPCGVLKEERDKAIKRHEAATILQAHWRGTWARMCMNSSPMITADVMRIILESTFGNLESLSNLMNEFFSMYPGARYAYSVASALSGVYGLQQHTGITHVKPKCIWVPFFQGTFYCHSATKVHLDVTSTLPQSVVAIYDNDTGFQLPQVFHSHITFDVNPNTYGYSVLGHGALNQPHGSNADIHWQITVLCCTDGSFHVCDNDPEVCKELPLQSSTKLHIDEIFIPNRRNILGGVQISVSKHEIVSFRAAATAPELELEAVLRSATMDGEVLEISRCTGKGELYWPYIRLVPFPSHSNIAPIKKQKSYSQANLQSSVERPTVMSARSIKGVKGIKPSSAKNRSVNKFKVLPQEPKVYTIEVIAPEGWPLTLAQWKRVDEVRNSVEKVETAPKKPVKEKVCHRQPRIKQLPRRQRRCTNRNLTMPT from the exons atGTCAAAGAAGATCGATACGGCAAAGAGTGCGCTGATGACGATTGAAGTGGATCCCAGCGAGTGTCCCTTTAGGGAGTTCAGGGATAATGAACTACATCCCGATTTTTGGGGATTA GGCCCAGCGGCGAACAGAGCAGCAATGTTATTAAGCAAGCAAGTTAAGCCAGCGACAGATGCAGCCTGGGTGGACGACCAGACGCAGCCGTTACCAAGGTCTGTGCGGCAGTACCTTCACGGATGGATACGAGCCGAGGAGCTGGCTCTTGACAGATGGGAGGCGGAGGTCTTGATTTTTGAG GATAACAATGATGGCGGCAGGATGTCTCAAATTGAAATACAGTTGAGTCACGCACAAGTGTTACTGCGCTCGTCATTCTGCAGACGGGTGATGTCGGCGTGCTTCATGCTCGAGAGGATTGAAGCTTTCACG GTGGAACACCAATGGGAGAACTTTATCTTCAGCCTACAGCCAGATGGCTGGAGAGCCAGGTACCACATCTACTCACCTGGCATGAAGCCAGGTGGTGGAGCGCAACATCGACCCGGATTGTctaaaaatg GGTGCTACCTCGTCAGACTCTTCTACCTTGGAGCATGGCGCTGTATTTGGGTCAGTGATCAGGTGCCAGTGGATGCTACTGACTCCCCTCTGCTACCCTTCTCCCCCCTCATCATACACACCCCGAAATCTGGTCCCAAGCAGGTGGTTACTACAGTTACCGCTCCATACGTGCACCTGTGGCCTTTGTTATTGTGTAAG GCGCTGTTGAAACTGGCCGCGCCTGATATGAATTCGGATGAGGGGATGGACTGCGCTGAAGACGAGCCGATGTCAGAATTCAGCGTGCTCCACGCTTTGACTGGATCAATGCAAATGATTTATCGAGGACTTG ATGCCGAGGGGACGTGGGACCTCATCACGCAAGAAGTACCAACATTCGCCTGGGATGAAGACGACGACACCATGGCCAGCACTGTCAAGTCCAAAAGCACGAAGAAACCGTTGAACAAGGAAAATTCTCCTGTTAGA AAAGGGTCAGTCGCATCTGTACTTCTCGAAGACACTAAGAATCTCCAGCCATACGCCTTACCAGGCATAACTCCTGCACACGAAATGGATCTACTTGTCACCATGGCCAGAGATCTGCCACTGAAGAAACCACTTCCTGAACCTG AGGTCTCACCATGGAAGTATTACCGCTGGATTGACTGGGCTAAAAGGCATGGTCTGTATGATGCTTACGACTGCCCCAGGACGCGGTTCCTCAAAGTGAACGGCTTGTTGAAGCTGTCGCACGCCCCTCATCTGTTGGACGTTGGCAGTACGGAATCG ataaCCTTTGCATTTAGAGAACAACACGAGAAAACCGATCCACTGgag ataaaaaaaaatagagaagCTGGCAGCAAGACGAATCAGTTTCCAATGAGTCAACAAATGCGAGAGGAGTTGAGGGAATGGATACATTATAATGAG CTGATACGTTACGTCAAAAACATcagcattattttttatccttcGATGTATGAGTTTACATCGGCAGCTAGTAGCCCTCCTATAAGAGTCACCAAAGTGCCTCCAAACCGAGCTATAGATGTTGCCGCACCAAAATGCGAACCTTTGTACCTTCAAATCGACGGACCAGAAGTCAATACACTAAGAATGTCACTGAACGTAATGCATCCAAGAATACTTCTCAATTCGGGAATACCTATAGTAGACTATATTGAGCCAGGTTACATGGTGTTGGAGAGGTTTGAATGGTTCAAAGATTGCGAATTGCCTGTAGCAAAAGGCTTTATACAGACACGGGGGTATGATAGCATTGAAGTTAGTTTCCAGCCAGGAAGACATTTTTGCAG GCTCTGGATCCATTCCCGTACCAATTGGCACATTATGCTGCTCAGCGAGTCGGCCCTTCTGCTAGGTCCTAGGGACCTGATCCAGTGCGCTTCGGTCAGAGAGTGCCCCTGGGCAGCCCGGTTCCTCTCCAACTTGTCAGCTGCGTTCATATCTTGGGTCCGAGGGCCAAGGTCTACTACAGAATTTTCGAATGTTGACAGGGACTTCTATAG atcgTACCAACCAGATCTGGAGTGGGACCCCGAAGTCGTGGGTTACGAGAAGTTTATGATACATTGGATGTTCCGCAATGCTTTGCAAGCTCACCTGACCAAGAAACTCCTGCCAGCGGAGTACCATTCCGTTTGCTCTGCCCTGAGGCGGTACTTTTGTGACCCTGACTTTGGGTTCCCACCGAAACCATTACCGACAAGGTCTTTAAGAGAAATTGCTGATCTGGATCCGTGTGACTGTCTTATGCCTGAAATGGAAGAAATTGAGCAAGGGGAAGAAGTTGAAGAACAG TCACAGGCAGGGGAAGCGGTTTCAGTAGTGGACTCAGAAACAATGCGAATACTTCTTTCCCCGCCCACACCACCAATTGCTTCCAATATTTGTGAGTTGGCAACAGAGGAAGTCCCATGTGGGGTCCTCAAAGAGGAACGGGACAAGGCCATCAAGCGTCATGAAGCTGCGACCATTCTGCAGGCTCATTGGAGAGGCACTTGGGCCAGGATGTGTATGAACAGTTCTCCCATGATAACTGCTGATGTTATGAGAATC atcCTAGAAAGCACCTTTGGAAATCTCGAGTCCTTATCGAATCTAATGAACGAATTCTTTTCAATGTACCCCGGCGCCAGATACGCATACTCGGTAGCTTCTGCTCTAAGTGGAGTATACGGGCTCCAACAACACACTGGAATCACTCACGTCAAACCTAAATGCATATGGGTGCCATTTTTTCAAGGAACCTTTTACTGCCATTCAGCTACTAAAGTCCACTTGGATGTCACGAGCACCCTACCTCAAAGTGTGGTAGCtatttatgataatgataCGGGATTTCAATTGCCACAAGTCTTCCACTCGCACATTACGTTTGATGTCAATCCCAATACTTACGG ATATTCTGTCTTGGGACATGGCGCGTTGAATCAACCACATGGATCAAACGCAGATATCCATTGGCAAATAACCGTTCTCTGTTGTACAGATGGCTCGTTCCATGTCTGTGACAATGATCCAGAAGTATGCAAAGAACTGCCCCTGCAATCCTCTACTAAGTTGCatattgatgaaatatttataccaaatagaaGGAATATATTGGGAGGTGTTCAGATTTCCGTATCTAAACATGAAATTGTTAGTTTTAGAGCTGCGGCTACTGCGCCGGAG TTGGAGTTAGAAGCAGTGCTACGCTCAGCTACAATGGACGGTGAAGTCTTAGAAATCAGTCGTTGCACAGGCAAAGGGGAGCTGTATTGGCCTTACATAAGACTAGTACCGTTCCCGTCCCACAGCAACATAGCACCAATCAAGAAACAGAAATCCTACTCTCAGGCTAACTTGCAG agTTCAGTAGAAAGGCCAACAGTAATGAGTGCTCGCTCCATCAAAGGGGTCAAAGGgattaaaccttcctctgcGAAAAACAGGTCTGTAAATAAG TTCAAGGTGCTGCCGCAAGAACCTAAAGTGTATACAATTGA AGTAATAGCACCTGAGGGTTGGCCACTCACCCTGGCTCAGTGGAAGAGGGTGGATGAAGTGCGCAACTCAGTGGAAAAAGTTGAAACGGCCCCGAAGAAGCCTGTAAAGGAAAAGGTCTG CCATCGTCAGCCAAGGATAAAGCAGCTCCCCCGCCGCCAGCGCCGGTGTACCAACCGCAACCTGACGATGCCTACGTAG